The following are from one region of the Salvia splendens isolate huo1 chromosome 2, SspV2, whole genome shotgun sequence genome:
- the LOC121769456 gene encoding uncharacterized protein LOC121769456, which produces MRRRKLGNLKLKNRVKLVCAIVTVSFLITQIFTAFQLIIVPRLTTPSTKTTDLSKRASISEFGETVIKLLPEDLAFTLFLPSEEAIRRDLRLKRNDSDSYAVLTRVMGFSSVPRWISSGDLEIGKEKSYDSISGLSLRVSKDLNGNVVVNGVVSEEVDLRIGEIIVHVMDGVVMDAEFEQSLRPDDDDDDFD; this is translated from the coding sequence atgagaagaagaaaattgGGGAATTTGAAGCTGAAGAACCGAGTGAAACTCGTGTGCGCGATCGTGACCGTTTCATTCTTAATCACACAGATCTTCACTGCGTTCCAGCTCATAATCGTGCCTCGATTGACAACTCCTTCAACCAAAACAACCGATCTCTCCAAGCGCGCGAGCATCAGCGAGTTCGGGGAAACGGTGATTAAGTTGTTACCTGAAGATCTTGCGTTCACGCTGTTCCTGCCGTCGGAGGAAGCGATCCGGCGCGATCTCAGGCTGAAGCGGAACGATAGCGATTCCTATGCGGTGCTGACGCGGGTGATGGGGTTTTCATCGGTGCCGAGGTGGATTTCGTCCGGCGATTTGGAGATTGGGAAGGAGAAGAGCTACGATTCGATATCTGGATTGAGTTTGCGTGTGAGCAAGGATTTGAATGGAAACGTGGTGGTGAATGGAGTGGTTTCGGAGGAGGTAGATTTGAGAATTGGGGAAATTATAGTGCATGTGATGGATGGAGTAGTGATGGATGCTGAGTTTGAGCAATCGCTGCGAcccgatgatgatgatgatgatttcgactag
- the LOC121761982 gene encoding 26S proteasome non-ATPase regulatory subunit 7 homolog A-like, with amino-acid sequence MDVIKSQQISSRPIDKVVVHPLVLLSIVDHYNRVARDTRKRVVGVLLGSSFKGTVDVTNSYAVPFEEDDRDPSIWFLDHNYHDSMFSMFRRINAKEHVVGWYSTGPKLKENDLNIHGLFNDYVSTPVLVIIDVQPKELGIPTKAYYAVEEVKENATQKSQKVFVHVPSEIAAHEVEEIGVEHLLRDVKDTTISTLATEVTGKLAALKGLDARLKEIRSYLDLVIEEKLPLNHEILYHLQDVFNLLPNLNVSELVKSFAVKTNDMMLVIYLSSLIRSVIALHNLINNKMLNKEHEKAEDSKPVAVPTAAAS; translated from the exons ATGGACGTCATAAAATCGCAGCAGATTTCCTCGCGGCCGATCGACAAGGTGGTCGTGCACCCGCTGGTGCTGCTCAGCATCGTCGATCACTACAATCGGGTGGCGCGTGACACCAGGAAGCGCGTCGTCGGCGTTCTACTTGGGAGTTCGTTCAAGGGCACGGTTGACGTCACCAACAGCTACGCCG TCCCTTTTGAAGAAGATGACAGAGACCCCAGCATCTGGTTTCTCGATCATAATTACCATGATTCGATGTTTTCCATGTTTAGAAGAATAAATG CCAAGGAGCACGTTGTTGGTTGGTATAGCACTGGCCCAAAACTGAAGGAGAATGACCTCAATATTCATGGACTTTTCAATGA CTATGTTTCTACTCCTGTACTGGTGATCATTGACGTTCAGCCAAAAGAGCTTGGAATACCTACAAAAGCATATTATGCTGTTGAGGAAGTTAAAGAG AATGCAACTCAGAAAAGCCAAAAGGTCTTTGTGCATGTTCCTTCAGAAATTGCTGCCCATGAAGTTGAAGAAATTG GAGTGGAACACTTGTTAAGAGATGTGAAAGACACAACCATCAGCACTCTTGCTACAGAG GTGACTGGAAAACTTGCTGCTCTGAAGGGTTTAGATGCTCGACTGAAAGAAATTCGAAGTTATCTCGATCTGGTTATCGAAGAAAAGCTCCCTCTGAATCATGAAATCCTTTACCATCTCCAG GATGTATTCAACCTTCTCCCCAACCTAAATGTGTCTGAACTCGTGAAATCTTTTGCAG TGAAAACAAATGATATGATGTTGGTCATATATCTGTCATCTCTTATCAGAAGTGTGATTGCTCTCCACAATTTGATTAATAACAAG ATGCTTAACAAAGAACATGAAAAGGCAGAAGACTCAAAGCCAGTTGCTGTGCCTACTGCCGCGGCTAGCTGA